The Microcystis panniformis FACHB-1757 region AGACCCCCCAGATTATCCGCTTTACTTTGTGGAAGTTCAATTTCAAAAGGATGAGGATTTTTATTGGCGATTCATCACTCAAATTTTCCTCTATCTCAAGCAGTATAAGCCTGAACGTACTTGCTGTCCCGTAATTATCTGGGGAAGGCGACGCTTAGACACCGGGTTTCCCCTCGCTTACCAGAATTTGCTAAACTTAGAGCAGATGCAACGGATATATCTCGATGAAATCGAGGGTGAGTCCCCTCCATCTCTTGGGATAAGTATCCTCCAGTTTATCGTCATCAGCACGAAAAAAGCACCAGAACAGGTTCAATCCTTGATTGACCAAACTCGCCAACAGATTGTTGACCCTAACACTCAAAGAAATGTTATCGAGTTAATCGAGAAGATTATTATCTACAAATTTCCGCAGAAAAGTCGCCAGGAGTTAGAAGCCATGTTTAATCTCACGGAATGGAAACAAACCAAGTTTTATCAAGAAGCTAAGGAAGAGGGAAAACTTGAAGGAAAACTTGAAGGAAAACTTGAAGGAAAACTTGAAGGAAAACTTGAAGGGAAACTTGAAGGGAAACTTGAAGGAAAACTTGAAGGAAAACTTGAAGGGAAATTAGAAACAATTCCCCTTCTGGTTAGGTTGGGACTTAATGAAGAACAAATTGCGCGGGAATTAAATCTAAAAGTTGAGATTGTTCGTCAATTTATTACCAATCAGAACAATTAACCAAACCTTGGCTAATTTACTAAAATAGGTTTAATCCTTGATTGACCAAACTCGCCAACAGATTGTTGACCCTAACACTCAAAGAAATGTTATCGAGTTAATCGAGAAGATTATTATCTACAAATTTCCGCAGAAAAGTCGCCAGGAGTTAGAAGCCATGTTTAATCTCACGGAATGGAAACAAACCAAGTTTTATCAAGAAGCTAAGAAAGAAGGAAAAATTGAAGGTAAAATTGAAGGTAAAATGGAAACAATTCCGCTTCTGGTTAGGTTGGGACTTAATGAAGAACAAATTGCGCGGGAATTAAATCTAAAAGTTGAGATTGTTCATCAATTTATTACCAATCAGAACAATTAAAACTTTTGAGAGATTGCTTCGGGGAGGGATTACTTTTCCCCAAAAGGGAGAATCTCTCAATCTCCCCTCGCAATGACAATCTTCCTTTCGGTATCCTGTATAGTTCTGGTAGCAATAGGTGAGAGTAGGGTAAACTTCTAAGTATTCTTCTAGTTTTGTTAATTTATTTTTGTCAAAATTTCTCCCTTTTTAGTTATCTCAGGATGAGGTAAAGATTCCCCTAATTTCTGATAAAGTTGTATCAGAGATTCTAGGACTTCTTCAGCATTTTTCACAGCTTCAGCATAAGTATTACCATGAGTCCGCCATTTTTGTCCAGGAAAGTCGGGTAAGCCAACTAGATAACAATTATCTTCATCAGACCACTGAAGCACTATTCTATATTTAAGTTTTTTCATCTTCTTTTCTCCTGACCTCTTCAATAGCATTTTTGACTTCTTGTTCTTGGTAACGTTTAGCATCTGCTCCGTCTTTTCCCGATAGGGTGATTTTTCCTGTATATAGAGGGTGTAACCAATGGTTGTGACTGCCTTTTCCCGGAAAATCAATAAATCCAGCTTTTTTGAGCATTTGTTTTAATTCTCTGATTTTTTTGGGCATCAGTCAAGATTTGCTGGATAAGGTAATTTGCTGGAGGGTGTGACAAGTCTTGTATAATTTTTATTATATAAGGATTTCGACCATTGAGCGGTTAGTGGAGAAGCAGGGGAGCGGGACCAGGGGAGAGGGGAAGCAGGGAAGCGGGGGAGTACAGGTTTTTGCTCTTCTGTTGTCTCCCTTTTCCTTGGCTCACCAGTGCTAGAAGATTTAGTCAATGCTAATTAAAAGGTCGGGGATTATCTTTGATTTCTCTTGGTCAAAAATTAGAGTTTTCAATAAGTCCCCGATTGATGTTCTTAACAGTAAATCGCTTATTTTAAGAGCGATTTAGTCTTTGTTGCCTGTGCCTTTTTTGTTGCTAAATTGTTACAAAACTAAATAAAAAAAGCCTTGACAATTGAGTTACTTTAGGTAAAAAATAAGACCAACCTAATGTTGTTAAGACTTAGGAAAAAAGACAATTTAAAAAATCAATGGCGTTAGCTAAAGCGGTTAAACGAGGATTAAAATAGCCTTATTTTTTTATTTAAAGAATTTAGATACTTATTTACAAATTCAGAAGGCGTTAAACATTCAAATTCACCTGTTTGTTGAACCAAAATCTTAATTAACTTATGATTAGCAGATATAAAACATTGAGATTGACCAACTTTTGCCGTTAAATAGACTCCTACATCTTCACGAGGAATTACTCCCAAAGCCTCCATTTCAGCTAACTCAAAATCATCAATCGGGACATAAAAAACTTAAAGTTTTGCCAAATCCTTCCAATTATTTCTCCACTCCAATAAGTGCTTGGAGTAGCGAACATGGGTTAGTCTTAGCCCAAGAAAAAGTGGACAGTAAATCCAATGAAATTACCGCCGTGCCGCTCAGAAGTGCAATTGCTCAATCTCAAGGGAGCGATAGTCACTTTGGATGCCATGGGAACCCAGACGGAAATTGCCCAACAAATCAAGTCTGGGGGCGGAGATGACGTCTTAGCCCTCAAAGGCAATCAGGGCAAGCTCTTTCAACAAGTAGAAGGCTGGTTTGACCAAGCTATAGCCGGGGATTGGCAAGGGATTGAATACAGCTACCACGAAAAGGTGGAGTCGGGGCATCACCGGATCGAAACCCGTCAAATTTGGGTGGTGCCGGTGTCCCAATTACCGCCCCTGCATCGGCAGAGTCTGTGGCCTGGCCTAACCACCGTAGTCATGGTTCGCAGTGTCCGCCAATTATGGAATAAAACTACTACAGAAATTCGCTTCTTCATCAGTAGTTTAGCAGCGGATGCCCAAAAACACGCCGAGGTGATTCGCGGACATTGGAGTATTGAAAATAGTCTCCATTGGGTACTCGATGTTATACTTTAGACGTTCATAATCTGAGATTTATTAAACTTCTGAAATCGTAGAGTCAGCAAGGAATCCAGTTCTTTTTTATGTTTCAAATGGGCATCATTCAAACATTCATAAATGGCTGAAGAAAAGTCAGAAAAGTTTTCATAATATTTACCATATAAACATTTCTTTTTGACCAATTTCCACAGCCTTTTAATTAAATTTAGATTAGGTGAATAAGACGGCAGATAGAGCAGTTCTATTGACAAAGAAAGAGCCAATTCTTCAACAATTTTACATTTTTGATAGCGGGCATTATCTAAGACTAGAGTGATGGGAATCATTAGTCCTAAAGCAGCTATTTTTGACCGGAGTTCACAGACTTGAGTTGCCGTAATATAATTGTCATATGTTACCAGAATAACTTCATGAGTTATTGCATTTAATGCTCCTAAAACATTGAAGCGTTTACGCCCGCTCGGTGACTTAACAAAAAGTCTCTCAAAACACCAAACAAAACCGAGAAATGCTCCCATGACGAAGTGAGCGGCATCAACAAAAAAAACAGCCCTTTTTCCTTCTTTTGCCTCATTTAGTCTGGGTTCTAGCTTTTTTTCTTTGTAGTCCTCTTGTTCATCTGGGTCAGCTTTAGAAGGAAGAGAACCTACTTTTAAACATTTCATTCCCATTGATTTTAAAAATTTTCTCACTTGGGTAGGACTTCGTTTTATTCCCGTCAATTCTTCTATCCTATATACAGCTTCATTTATTGTGGCTGGTGGATTTTTCTCGAAGTATTTTTTGAGGGTTTCTTTTTGAAACTCTAATTCACTTTTAGGGCGATAGAAGTTGATTTCTTTTAATTTTTCTATTCCGCCTTCTTGATAATCGCGAAGATAGGTTAATAAGGTATTTGGCGAGATTCCTGCTAACTGACAAATTTTTTGGTGCGGTATCTTTTGGCTTTTTAACCAGAGAACTTCCATCTTCAGTTGAACCCGGGGATGGGGATGATGAAATCTTTCATAATACAGTGAGTTCTTTTCTTCTTCCGTGAATTCTAGGTTAATCATGTTTTTAATGAGTGCTTTGCTTCTAATTATGACTCTTAAACTATATTATTGTCCTTGAGTAAAAAATGCAAGTTGTAGCCGTGCAAAGTATAGATAGAGCGGGGGGTCTAGCCAAACGACCCCCTAAAGAAATAGAGTGGTTAGGACAACCACTCAAAATTTTAAAATGTTACCTTCATTCTATCAGGCTTGTTTACAGGCGAACCTTAGCGAGGCGAGCTATTTGACCTTACAGCTCCTAATCCTGCTCTTACAAAGTCATCGGATAGTCCAACTAGGGTTTGCTGAATAACTGTGAAATACTTATGATATAAGGATTACAGCCATATTAAATTCCCAAAAAGTCAAGAAAAAGGGACAGAAAACGGCTAAAATTGCTAAAATACCCTTGCACTTATCCGACAAGAACATATGTACCGAAAAACGAACGAGTCTTCAATTGCCCCAGAAAACTTTGAGTTGCCTTTTGAGGGAAAATTATCAGCAGATAATCGCTGGATAATAATGGCAGAGTTAATTCCCTGGGAAGAATTTGAAGAAGAATATGCCCAAAATTTTGACGAAGAAATGGGTGCGCCAGCCAAACCATTTAGGATGGCATTAGGAGCATTAATTATTAAGGAAAAATTAAAAACAAGCGACAGGGAAACCATAGAGCAAATCAAGGAAAACCCCTATTTACAGTATTTTCTAGGGATGTCAGCCTATAGTAATGAAGCTCTATTTGATGCGACAATGTTCGTTAATTTTCGTAAAAGAATCAGTAAGAATTTAATCAATAAAATTAATAAAAGAATGGTGATGAGAGAGAGAAAAAAGAAGGAAATTGAAGAAAAAAGTGAAAGAAAAGAAGAAGAAAAAGAGAGTCAAATAAAAAATAAAGGAAAATTAATATTAGATGCAAGTTGCGCACCTGCTGATCTAAGTTATCCCCAGGATTTAGGGATATTAAATCAAGCAAGAAAGAAAACAGAAAACATTCTAGATTGTCTCTATCAAAGTTTGAGAATCAAGCTGAAGAAAAAGCCAAGAACTTATAGAAAAAGAGCGAGAAAAGATTATTTAAAAGTAGCCAAAAAACGTCGTTGTTCTCAAAAAGAAAGACGAGAAGCTATCAAGAAGCAACTGCAATATATCAAAAGAAATCTATCTCAAATAGAGAAATTAATCGAGGGGGGATCAGAGTTAAGTAGTCTCAGCAAAAGAAACTACAAAATGTTGTTAGTGGTGACAGAAGTTTATCGTCAACAATTGTGGATGTGGGAAAATAAATCATCGAGAATTGATGATAGAATTGTGAGTATAACCCAACCACACATCCGCCCTATCGTTAGAGGAAAAGCAGGAAAACCAGTTGAATTTGGAGCAAAAATCTCAGTAAGCTGTTTTGAGAGTTATGTATTTTTAGACCATTTAAGTTGGGATAATTTTAATGAATCTGGGGACTTACAAGCGCAAGTAGAAGAGTATAAAGAATTCACAGGATATTATCCAGAATCAGTTCATGTTGATAAAATTTATCGAACTAGAAAAAATCTAGCTTGGTGTAAAGAAAGAGGAATTAGAATCAGTGGAGTTCCTCTAGGAAGACCACCTAAAAATATTAGTAAAGAAACTAAAAAACAAGCTCTTGAGGATGAAGGAATTCGGAATGCAATTGAAGGTAAATTTGGTCAAGCAAAAAGAAGATATAGTCTTGATTGTATCATGACAAAACTTGATAAAACTTCAGAAACTTCCATTGCCATTACTTTTTTAGTCATCAATCTTTCTAACCTGCTTAGACAGGTTAACTGTCTTTTTTTGTCCCTATTTCTTTATACATCTAAATTTAGCTTTATTCATCCCTCTTTGATTAGAAAAGATGATAAAAAAGCTGATTTCTCAACAGAAAAACTTATCTTAAATTCGGGCTGATTTTTGAGAGTTTTTGTTTTTTACTTTTTCAGCAAACCCTAGATATCTAGAACCTCTTTACTGACATCGATCCCTACCCATGTTTTTTCTTCTGTCATCGTTTATGCTGGGGTTAAGTTATTTTGTCCCTTTGGTAACTCGTCCTTGCGAAGACGAGGTTAATCCTAAGGGCGATTGTTCGAGCTTGTCTCCTCGGGATGACGGCGTGGCTCCGGTGGCTACCCAACGGTGTCAAGCACCTCGGTTGAACTGGATGTCCACGCCCTTTTTCAGAATATAGGCACCCAAGCTACAAAGCGGTATTTTTTACCTAGGTTGGGACGGGTTGCCTACTTCTCAAGATACAAGGTTGGGTTGAAGCATGAAACCCAACGCCTGCATGGGTTACGCTACCGCTAACCCATCCTACAAATAATTGTGCCTCCCTACTTAAATTTAACAAACTTAACATCTGAGTCAGCAGCGAGAGTGTAAGTCGGGATTAGCAATTCTCGCTGGCACTAGCGATCGCTGTTGTCCCGAGAGCAGCGGGAGTAATTGCCCGAATTTTTAGCCCACAGAGACGAGGTATTTTTTGAGCATTCATTGCGAAATTTGTCAAATTATTTAAGAAATGTGAAGGAGCGCAAAGGAAAATTAAAAGAAGGGAAGATATAGATGTTGGGGAGAATACTAAGTGCTAATCTAGGGTTATCCCATCTATTCCGAGGTTAACCGTCCCACGGGAGAAACAATCACCGGATTCCCCTGCTGGCGGCGAAAATCGGTTTCTTTAAATAAAAGTTAACAGAACTTCGCACTTCTGTTAAGAAAAGGTTTACAGAAACTTGTTAGAATAGAGGTAGATAAATCCAGTTGCAAATAGGCGCTCGACCCGATGAATTTTCCGCGCGATCCGACAAAAAAAAGAGAACGAGAACACCGACAATATCTAGACTGTGACCTCTAATTGACTTTCACTCAACAGCGCAATCGAGCAGTTTTTTGAGGATTAAATTCCTAGCATCAACACCCCTTAAAAATAGTTGATGTGGGCAGTCCATAGCAAAATTTTTAGATGGAGTAGTGAGTATGAAGCTATTGATTCAGGGCAATAATATCGCTGTCACCGAACCTATTCATGATTATGTGGAACAAAAGCTGGAGAAAGCGGTGAAACATTTTAACGGCATAACCACAAAAGTCGATGTTCACCTCTCCGTGGAAAAGAATGCGCGCATTCCCGATCGCCACAAGGCAGAAGTAACGGTTTATGCTAATGGAACAGTGATTCGCGCTCAAGAAGGAAGCGAAAATTTGTACGCAAGTATTGATTTAGTTTCTGATAAAATCGCTCGTCAACTCCGCAAGTATAAAGAAAGACTGGTGGATCATCGCACCAACGCCACCGTTAAAACTAGCGAGGTGGTGCAAGAGAAACCCTTAGATGATAACCTAATTGGCGATCGCACTCCCGAATTACCTGCGGAAGTAGTGCGGATGAAATACTTTGCCATGCCACCGATGACTATTGAGGAAGCACTAACACAATTGCAATTAGTCGATCACGATTTCTATATGTTCTGCAACAAAGACACGAACGAAATCAATGTTATCTATCAACGCAATCACGGCGGTTTTGGTGTTATTCAACCCCGTCCCGTCAACCTAAATGGCAAAGAATCCAATTAACAGTTAGCGACTACAAATAAAACAAAAGACTGGAGAAATTCTCCAGTCTTTTTCTCATCTAACCAAGATTAACTTTAACCACTTTATTTTTTTCTGCCACCGCTTTCGGGAGGGTGAGATAAAGAACACCGTCTTGATAGTTAGCGGTAACTTGGCTATTTTGCACCTCCACTGGTAGGGTAATCAAGCGACTAAATTTACCATAATAAAACTCGCTGTTTTCTACCTCGGCAGGGCATTCACGTTGCCCGTTAATAGCCACCATTTGCTTGCTAACCTCCACATCGATATCTTTAATATCCATGCCGGGTAATTCGATTTTTAATTCCACGGAATCCTCGTTAACAGAGATTTCCACCGGGGGACGAGACACCAAGGAAGTTGTCGGTAATACTTCTTGAAAAAGTTGATCGATTTGACGTTGGACAGAATTAATTTCGAGGAAGGGAGAATAAAGAGTGAAAGCCATAGTAATAATTTCCTTGAGAGGTTTTCTCTGACTGCGATTACCTCTATCTTAAGCAACTAACTTGACTTCCACAAGGCGGTTTTCAGGAAATAAAAAGTAGCAATAACCGATACAGTTTCAGTTGTCAGTTATCAGTTATCAGTGGGAAGTTGTAGGGTGTGGGGTGTGGGGTGTGGGGTGTGGGGTGTGGGGTGTGGGGAGAATAAATAAAAATAATCGGCTCTTCTCGACTTTGTGTGATAATTTTTGCTTATGGAATCGTGAAATGTTTACTGAGAAAGACTTTTGGGACTATTTTTCTGAAGAAACTATCATTATAGACCCTGACAGGGGGACAAGCCAGCTGAAAAGCTTATGTAGCATGGAATACAGACACAGACTCCAAAAAAAGATAAGTCATATTTACCATATATGACCTAAATAACGAAAATGATAAGTGAACTATACCAGAAAGTGTTAGAAAATGAACTGGGGCGAGCCAGATATCTACTGTTGTTAATGGTAGTTGGAACCTTGCAAATATTGAAGCAAGCAAAGTTAGAGATATTAGCTGAAGCCTTACCAATACCAATCCTGTTTGAGAGTCGGAGAAAAAAACTAAAAAGATTTTTAAAGCTGGAAATTCTGAATATTGAAAAAATCTGGTTTCTCTGCTTAAAAGAGATGTTAAAACAGCAGGAGAGATTCACAATAAAAGGATTAGTATATATTGCCATAGACCGAACGAGTTGGGGAGCAATTAATATCTTGATGGTGAGTCTAATTTATGACAAGAGAGCCATCCCAATCTATTGGGAGATATTGGATAAAAAAGGAAGTAGTAATCTCGAAGAACAGCAGCGAGTATTGGGGAAAATATTGAAGGTGCTATCAGGTCATAAAATCGTGGTGTTAGGAGATAGAGAATTTTGCTCAGTCAGTCTTGGAAAGTGGCTTTGGGAGCAGAGTTTATACTTTTGTTTAAGACAAAAAAAAAGTACAAATGTCAAGACAAAAGAAGGAATTTATCAAGAAATGAGAGAGTTAGGTTTAAGTCCAGGAACTCAACTATTTTTGAATGATGTCAATATTACAAAAGAGCAGGGATTTGGACAGTTTAACTTAGCTGGTAAGTGGAAAAAAACCTATCGGGGTTTTCAAACAAAAGAACCTTGGTATATTCTGACAAATTTTGGGGATTTAGAGACGGCAATAATTGCCTATCAAAAAAGATTTGATATTGAGGAGATGTTCCGAGATTTTAAGTCGGGAGGCTATAGCTTAGAAGGTTCTCAATTAGCACCGCAATACTTATCAAAGCTGATAATTGTTATAGCTATCGCCTATACAAGTGCCACACTGCAAGGTAAAAAAATTAAGGATATGGGAATCCAAAAATATGTCACAAGACCTGAAAAAAGATATAAAGGTCAACGCAGACACAGTAGTTTTTATGTGGGTCAACATCTCTATCATTGGCTCCAGCTACATCAAATGTTCCAAAAAAATATAGAAGAGTTAATGCAAATTAGCCGCTATCGGTTGAAGGATTACATCAAAGGACAAAGAGCGATATCGCTTGCCCTATCTACCTTCTAGCTCGCTTGTCCCCCTCTCAGTTATAGACCTCATTTCCACACAGAAACCAGAAGAGCCAATAATCTCCTGTCTCCTGTCTCCTATCTCCTGACGACCGCCTTCGTTATAACCATTGTTGTAATTCTGGCCAACCCAAACCCTGACGCACGATATCCGGTTGATCGCCGGTAAAATCAACAATTGTTGACACTTCCGAACCGGGAGCCGAACCATCTTCGATAATTAAATCAACGATATGATCGAGGGCATCGAATAGCCTAGCGGTTTCTAATCCCTTGGTGGGAAAATCCCCCTCCTGATCGGGAAGATGAGCAGAACTAGAGATAATGGGATTTTCTAGGGTTTCGAGAATAGTGCGACAAATAACGTGATCGGGAACCCGGATACCAGTGGTTTTCCGCTTCGGATTCATCACCACTTTCGGCACTAATTTAGTCGCCGGTAAGAGAAAAGTGTAGGGACCGGGTATAACTCGTCGCATAATTTTATAAGCATAATCGCTGACCACTGCGTACTCGGAAATATTCGACAAAGAAGAACAGAGAAACGTCAAGGGTTTATCATTAGATAGTTGCTTGATTTGGCGAACTCGTTCGACGGCGGATTTCACATTGAGATCGCAACCGATCGCATAGACGGTATCGGTAGGATAAAGCATAATTGCCCCATTTTTCAGGGCATGACAGATTTCTTGGATAGAACGTTGTTGGGGATTTTCCGGATGGAGAGAGTAAATAGTAGCCATGATAGCAAAATCGTCGCCTATTGGGATTGTCCCACGGGAATCGCCGGGGATATGTGTTTAGGGGCATTAGTAGATTTAGGAGTCCCCTTAGAATACCTGATTGCACAACTAAAAACTTTAGGAATCGAGGATGAATATCAGTTAAAGGCCGAAAAACTGCATCGTCGCGGTCAAATTGCCACTAAGATTCACGTCGATGTCACTGCCGAGAAGTCCTCTGATCATCACCACCATCACCATCATACCCCCGCTCGCCATTTACCGGAGATTGAAAATTTAATTAAACAGGCAAATTTACCCCAGAAAGTCCAAGAATGGAGTTTAGCGGTTTTTCAACAACTTGCGATCGCAGAAGGAGCCGTTCACGGGATCGCACCGGAAAAAGTGCATTTTCACGAAGTCGGGGCAACCGATGCCATTATCGATATCGTCGGGACTTGTTTGGGTTTGGATTGGCTATCGGTAAGTGAATTATACTGTTCTTCTCTACCCACCGGCGGCGGTACAGTTCAGGCCGCCCATGGTCGTTTACCGGTTCCCGTGCCAGCAGTAGTACAATTGTTCAGCCAGCGACAAGTACCAATTTATAGTAATGGCATCGAAGCGGAGTTAGTAACACCCACGGGGGCAGCTATTGTGACAACTTTAGCTAAAAGTTTCGGTAAACCGCCGAAAATGCAGTTAGAAAAGGTCGGTTTAGGAGCAGGGACAAAAGATTTACCGATTCCCAATCTTGTCCGACTTTGGTTAGGGAAAAAAGAATCAGAAAAGCTAGATGAAATTGAAACTGTGGCAGTTTTAGAAACTCAAATTGATGACTTAAATCCACAAGCGATCGCCTACTTAAGCGAGGCTTTATTACAAGCGGGTGCCTTGGATGTATTTAGTCAAGCAATTACTATGAAAAAATCTCGTTTGGGGATACTTTTGACAGTAATTTGTGCCTTGGATAAAATTGCTATTTGTGAAAATATGATCTTTCAGGAAACCACAACTTTAGGCATTAGAAGGACAATTCAAGAGCGATCGATCTTAAAAAGAGAGATACAATCGATCGATACTGTCTATGGACAAATTCGGCTAAAAGTTGCCTACAAAGAGTCAATTAATCAACCGATTACCGTACAACCAGAATACGAAGATTGTGCCGCAATTGCCCGTCAGCATCATCTACCTTGGCGATTTGTTCATCAAATGGCCTTAGCTATTTGGCAAGAAAAAAATCAGTCTTGACAGCAGGGCAATTTTATCATAAAACTGGTATATCCATTTTTCAAAAGAACGTAGGTTGGGTTGAAGCATGAAACCCAACGCCCGCTCATGTTACGCTACCGTTAACCCATCCTACAAATAATTGTACCTCCCTACTTATATCCATTTTTCAAAAGCTATTTCCAGGAAGATAATCCCAATTTAAAACCTGTTCTTGGCTAAAAGGACAATCAACAGGAAAAGTTTCTTTTGGTAAATTAGTTTCATTTACCGTCCCTCGCACTGCTTTTTGATAACATTCAGCGAAAATATCGGCTAAATAGGGTTTTAAGCTAGGACTATCCCTGAAAATAAACTCTAATTGTTCTCTTTGCTCATCAATGGTATTTATCCAGCTATTAGTCGGTTTTTCTGGTTGATATTGCCATTTAAGTAAGTGCATCAAGAGAACTTTTAAACGACTGAATACCTCCCGTCTATTATTACGTCCTATATCGGATATTTCTTCGATTAAGTTATCTAAATCGAGGGCTGCTAAATTGCACTTTTTTAAGTGATTTACGGTTTGCTCAATCCACAAATTAAAATCAGTTTCATAAAGCTGAGATAATTGATTTTTCATGTTGAAAATATCCCATTTAGAAGTCGGTGGTAACGCACCACTCTCTTAACTATAACCGCTGACGGGGAGGTAAGTAGTCGGACATAAGTTTTCGCTGCTGTATAAAGTTTTGTAAATAGGGTAGAAGGCTGTATGCAGCAGCGAAAACCGGCTATTTTACATTCCTTAACATAGTGTTGTTTATTTATGTCCGACTACTTAAGTAGTCATGCAAAATTAATTACCTGCCCGATCGAGCTAAAACCCTTACGGGGCAATGATCGTCATGTGTAAATAATTTTGCCTAGGTACTTACCAATTTTCAGTAGATAGCATCCGAGGGAACCTTGATTCCTTCTTAATTCTCGCTTTAGTCGTGCTTTGATGACATCCCAGCTGCCATTTGCCGTTGAGATAAATTTCCCTCTTGACCAAGTTGGTAGAGCAAGTTTCTTTGTTCTATGTTAAGATATTGGAGGCTTCGTTTTTGGATCTGATTTGTTGTTGTATTGATCAGACAGTACCTGATAATCCTTTTTCTGTCAACTCTTAAGGAGTCGTGCGTTTCATTTTTGAATTGGCAATATTAGGAGGGATAAAAATTATGGTTAATTATCTCAGTCAAGAAGAGGAATTACTAGCAGCCGAAGA contains the following coding sequences:
- a CDS encoding Rpn family recombination-promoting nuclease/putative transposase, which codes for MKTDKIFYTLFQVFPELLFQLLGKSPNLAQNYQFKSVEIKELAFRLDGVFIPDADPPDYPLYFVEVQFQKDEDFYWRFITQIFLYLKQYKPERTCCPVIIWGRRRLDTGFPLAYQNLLNLEQMQRIYLDEIEGESPPSLGISILQFIVISTKKAPEQVQSLIDQTRQQIVDPNTQRNVIELIEKIIIYKFPQKSRQELEAMFNLTEWKQTKFYQEAKEEGKLEGKLEGKLEGKLEGKLEGKLEGKLEGKLEGKLEGKLETIPLLVRLGLNEEQIARELNLKVEIVRQFITNQNN
- a CDS encoding DUF2887 domain-containing protein, coding for MIDQTRQQIVDPNTQRNVIELIEKIIIYKFPQKSRQELEAMFNLTEWKQTKFYQEAKKEGKIEGKIEGKMETIPLLVRLGLNEEQIARELNLKVEIVHQFITNQNN
- a CDS encoding type II toxin-antitoxin system HicB family antitoxin produces the protein MKKLKYRIVLQWSDEDNCYLVGLPDFPGQKWRTHGNTYAEAVKNAEEVLESLIQLYQKLGESLPHPEITKKGEILTKIN
- a CDS encoding type II toxin-antitoxin system HicA family toxin codes for the protein MPKKIRELKQMLKKAGFIDFPGKGSHNHWLHPLYTGKITLSGKDGADAKRYQEQEVKNAIEEVRRKEDEKT
- a CDS encoding ISAs1 family transposase, whose product is MKLPPCRSEVQLLNLKGAIVTLDAMGTQTEIAQQIKSGGGDDVLALKGNQGKLFQQVEGWFDQAIAGDWQGIEYSYHEKVESGHHRIETRQIWVVPVSQLPPLHRQSLWPGLTTVVMVRSVRQLWNKTTTEIRFFISSLAADAQKHAEVIRGHWSIENSLHWVLDVIL
- a CDS encoding IS630 family transposase, yielding MINLEFTEEEKNSLYYERFHHPHPRVQLKMEVLWLKSQKIPHQKICQLAGISPNTLLTYLRDYQEGGIEKLKEINFYRPKSELEFQKETLKKYFEKNPPATINEAVYRIEELTGIKRSPTQVRKFLKSMGMKCLKVGSLPSKADPDEQEDYKEKKLEPRLNEAKEGKRAVFFVDAAHFVMGAFLGFVWCFERLFVKSPSGRKRFNVLGALNAITHEVILVTYDNYITATQVCELRSKIAALGLMIPITLVLDNARYQKCKIVEELALSLSIELLYLPSYSPNLNLIKRLWKLVKKKCLYGKYYENFSDFSSAIYECLNDAHLKHKKELDSLLTLRFQKFNKSQIMNV
- a CDS encoding IS5 family transposase; this translates as MYRKTNESSIAPENFELPFEGKLSADNRWIIMAELIPWEEFEEEYAQNFDEEMGAPAKPFRMALGALIIKEKLKTSDRETIEQIKENPYLQYFLGMSAYSNEALFDATMFVNFRKRISKNLINKINKRMVMRERKKKEIEEKSERKEEEKESQIKNKGKLILDASCAPADLSYPQDLGILNQARKKTENILDCLYQSLRIKLKKKPRTYRKRARKDYLKVAKKRRCSQKERREAIKKQLQYIKRNLSQIEKLIEGGSELSSLSKRNYKMLLVVTEVYRQQLWMWENKSSRIDDRIVSITQPHIRPIVRGKAGKPVEFGAKISVSCFESYVFLDHLSWDNFNESGDLQAQVEEYKEFTGYYPESVHVDKIYRTRKNLAWCKERGIRISGVPLGRPPKNISKETKKQALEDEGIRNAIEGKFGQAKRRYSLDCIMTKLDKTSETSIAITFLVINLSNLLRQVNCLFLSLFLYTSKFSFIHPSLIRKDDKKADFSTEKLILNSG
- the hpf gene encoding ribosome hibernation-promoting factor, HPF/YfiA family → MKLLIQGNNIAVTEPIHDYVEQKLEKAVKHFNGITTKVDVHLSVEKNARIPDRHKAEVTVYANGTVIRAQEGSENLYASIDLVSDKIARQLRKYKERLVDHRTNATVKTSEVVQEKPLDDNLIGDRTPELPAEVVRMKYFAMPPMTIEEALTQLQLVDHDFYMFCNKDTNEINVIYQRNHGGFGVIQPRPVNLNGKESN
- a CDS encoding Hsp20/alpha crystallin family protein: MAFTLYSPFLEINSVQRQIDQLFQEVLPTTSLVSRPPVEISVNEDSVELKIELPGMDIKDIDVEVSKQMVAINGQRECPAEVENSEFYYGKFSRLITLPVEVQNSQVTANYQDGVLYLTLPKAVAEKNKVVKVNLG
- a CDS encoding IS4 family transposase yields the protein MISELYQKVLENELGRARYLLLLMVVGTLQILKQAKLEILAEALPIPILFESRRKKLKRFLKLEILNIEKIWFLCLKEMLKQQERFTIKGLVYIAIDRTSWGAINILMVSLIYDKRAIPIYWEILDKKGSSNLEEQQRVLGKILKVLSGHKIVVLGDREFCSVSLGKWLWEQSLYFCLRQKKSTNVKTKEGIYQEMRELGLSPGTQLFLNDVNITKEQGFGQFNLAGKWKKTYRGFQTKEPWYILTNFGDLETAIIAYQKRFDIEEMFRDFKSGGYSLEGSQLAPQYLSKLIIVIAIAYTSATLQGKKIKDMGIQKYVTRPEKRYKGQRRHSSFYVGQHLYHWLQLHQMFQKNIEELMQISRYRLKDYIKGQRAISLALSTF